A stretch of Synechococcus sp. MIT S9220 DNA encodes these proteins:
- a CDS encoding DUF6717 family protein, whose product MSTKENTALLENNCSYWQLTDEERALVNASAPDQDQWAFNMERRDDGMWQFSMPEYKTHNELLVGGTEQIMDDIYRSISEVKPDRFSTMEVTVSRVPLEEQTTTFTKLREDSKNPGSTYWLDEVTGKQAWLCPWLKLCWDPAPELMYIHCELTS is encoded by the coding sequence ATGTCAACCAAAGAAAACACAGCCCTGCTCGAAAATAATTGTAGTTACTGGCAGCTGACTGATGAAGAGCGTGCACTTGTCAACGCTTCAGCGCCAGATCAAGATCAGTGGGCCTTCAATATGGAACGTCGTGATGACGGCATGTGGCAGTTCTCTATGCCCGAGTACAAGACACACAACGAATTGCTCGTGGGCGGCACTGAGCAGATCATGGACGATATCTATCGATCGATATCTGAGGTGAAGCCTGATCGCTTTTCCACGATGGAAGTCACTGTCAGTCGCGTGCCATTAGAAGAACAAACAACCACCTTCACCAAGCTAAGAGAAGACTCTAAAAACCCAGGATCTACTTACTGGTTAGACGAAGTCACTGGAAAGCAAGCTTGGCTCTGCCCATGGCTCAAGCTGTGCTGGGACCCTGCACCTGAGCTGATGTATATCCACTGCGAACTCACATCATGA
- a CDS encoding DUF3104 domain-containing protein produces MTVIVQHDLQIGEKRGKDWWMGQAIHCGGAARDPKVHNLFQIADVDSGVIRWVNADLVTHILPAI; encoded by the coding sequence ATGACGGTCATCGTCCAGCACGACCTTCAGATCGGAGAGAAGCGCGGCAAGGATTGGTGGATGGGGCAGGCCATCCACTGCGGGGGAGCTGCTCGCGACCCCAAGGTGCACAACCTTTTTCAAATAGCCGATGTGGATTCCGGTGTGATCCGCTGGGTCAACGCTGACCTGGTGACTCACATCCTTCCTGCGATCTGA